A stretch of the Mesorhizobium huakuii genome encodes the following:
- a CDS encoding ROK family transcriptional regulator: MALRGTNQEFGRPYNRRIVLESIRLHGPIARGEIASRVGLTVQTVSTIVRELEEQGYILSVREEPKGRGLPPATLRINPEGGYAVGIHITPLGINAALINLSGDVIESAYREAPNATPDHAFELIGAMVSELTGLRAGGRVLGVGLALPGPFGVESMSFVGPTTMTGWKDVALRERLAASTGLPAFFETDMAAAAMGERLYGLGAQFSEYYYLYFGVGLGGVMVHDGSVQRGAWGNAGEVGHIPVVPGGEACPCGNRGCLERYLSLEALRRWNGTEADWVAEVAPIFHNAIAVIENLFDPETVILGGLASTDLLERLAGSTGGLHNSVSARKDRTTPRVMVARGGQHSVLRGAAALAVSGVLSPRFGQMFAAERERGRDLLTAKEIAA; encoded by the coding sequence GCCGATCGCCCGCGGCGAGATCGCCAGCCGCGTCGGCCTCACCGTCCAGACCGTATCGACCATCGTTCGCGAACTGGAGGAACAGGGCTACATCCTCTCCGTACGCGAAGAACCCAAGGGGCGCGGCCTGCCACCGGCGACGCTGCGGATCAATCCCGAGGGCGGCTATGCCGTCGGCATCCACATCACCCCGCTCGGCATCAATGCCGCTTTGATCAATCTGAGCGGCGACGTGATCGAGAGCGCCTACCGCGAGGCGCCGAACGCAACGCCCGACCACGCCTTCGAGCTGATCGGCGCGATGGTGTCTGAATTGACCGGATTGCGGGCTGGCGGGCGGGTGCTTGGGGTTGGCCTCGCCCTGCCCGGGCCGTTCGGTGTCGAATCCATGAGTTTTGTCGGCCCGACCACCATGACCGGCTGGAAGGATGTGGCGCTGCGCGAACGGCTGGCGGCCTCGACCGGACTGCCGGCCTTCTTCGAGACCGACATGGCGGCGGCGGCCATGGGTGAGCGGCTCTACGGCCTCGGCGCCCAATTCTCCGAATATTACTATCTCTATTTCGGCGTCGGTCTTGGCGGCGTCATGGTCCATGACGGCAGCGTGCAGCGTGGCGCCTGGGGAAATGCCGGCGAGGTCGGGCACATCCCTGTCGTTCCCGGCGGCGAGGCTTGTCCCTGCGGCAACCGGGGTTGCCTCGAAAGATACCTCTCGCTCGAGGCGCTCCGGCGCTGGAACGGCACAGAGGCCGATTGGGTCGCGGAAGTCGCGCCGATCTTTCACAATGCCATCGCCGTCATCGAAAACCTGTTCGACCCTGAAACGGTCATCCTCGGCGGGCTGGCGTCCACCGACCTGCTCGAACGGCTGGCTGGTTCGACCGGCGGCCTGCACAACTCCGTCTCGGCACGCAAAGACCGAACGACGCCCCGGGTCATGGTCGCGCGCGGCGGGCAACATTCGGTGTTGCGTGGCGCCGCCGCCCTGGCGGTTTCGGGCGTGCTGTCGCCGCGCTTCGGCCAGATGTTCGCTGCAGAGCGCGAACGCGGCCGCGATCTTCTGACAGCCAAGGAGATTGCGGCATGA
- a CDS encoding ATP-binding cassette domain-containing protein codes for MSEPLLVLENVTKNYGAIEALKGISFSIGKGEVVALLGDNGAGKSTLVKIIAGGLEPTSGRMLFEGKEFLARSPAEAKAAGIETVYQDLSLCTNVDVVANFFMGREITRKVLGIPVLDERAMEAVVGKALASAGTRIPSLRTNVEHLSGGQRQAIELNRFVHWGGKLVLLDEPFAALGVEQTRRGLDMIRQVASQGIGVVIITHIMQQAFQVADRIVVIRQGVVAGDVARNKTSPDAVINMITGETLAGAGPAG; via the coding sequence ATGAGCGAACCGCTGCTGGTGCTGGAAAACGTCACCAAGAACTATGGCGCCATCGAAGCGCTGAAAGGGATCAGTTTTTCCATAGGCAAGGGCGAGGTCGTGGCATTGCTGGGCGACAACGGCGCCGGCAAATCCACGCTGGTCAAGATCATCGCCGGCGGGCTGGAGCCGACTTCGGGCCGCATGCTGTTCGAGGGCAAGGAGTTTCTGGCCAGGTCGCCGGCCGAGGCCAAGGCGGCGGGCATCGAAACCGTCTACCAGGACCTGTCGCTCTGCACCAATGTGGACGTGGTGGCGAACTTCTTCATGGGCCGCGAGATCACCAGGAAGGTGCTCGGCATTCCCGTGCTCGACGAGCGCGCCATGGAAGCCGTCGTCGGCAAGGCGCTGGCCAGCGCCGGCACCCGCATTCCGTCGCTGCGCACCAATGTCGAGCATCTCTCGGGCGGCCAGCGCCAGGCCATCGAGCTCAACCGCTTCGTGCATTGGGGCGGCAAGCTGGTGCTGCTCGACGAGCCGTTCGCGGCGCTGGGCGTCGAGCAGACGCGGCGCGGTCTCGACATGATCCGCCAGGTGGCCAGCCAGGGCATCGGCGTCGTCATCATCACCCACATCATGCAGCAGGCCTTTCAGGTCGCCGACCGGATCGTGGTGATCCGGCAAGGCGTCGTGGCGGGCGATGTCGCCAGAAACAAAACAAGTCCCGATGCGGTGATCAACATGATCACCGGGGAGACGCTCGCCGGTGCCGGACCGGCGGGCTGA
- a CDS encoding ABC transporter permease: MNPRTRQALEFVLDNLVWFMLVFVLVVFSIFIPNYFQLGIFANIIEASSVLGVMSIGLALVIIAGHMDLSVESVAALSAMAVGILFCSSGIGLGVQLHPEWLMVPVSLLLALAVGGLIGAFNGFLVVKIKMSAFIITLASYIWVRGLVLVISGGRSAQDLAPAIRWFGIQRLIGLPLTAWIAIACFVVFSLIMAKTPFGRHLVMIGGNETATFRAGIRVNRNLIIAFVLAGAIAGLAGWLLAIRTSGATANLGVGLLFNAFAAVVIGGVSLKGGVGTLPGVYAGVLLLSAINTAINLMGLPANFTQVIHGLLVLAAVLLDAFKQTIRQRLA, translated from the coding sequence ATGAACCCTCGCACCCGCCAAGCCCTGGAGTTCGTCCTCGACAACCTCGTCTGGTTCATGCTGGTCTTCGTGCTGGTGGTCTTTTCCATCTTCATCCCGAACTATTTCCAGCTCGGCATCTTCGCCAACATCATCGAGGCATCGAGCGTGCTCGGCGTCATGTCGATCGGCCTGGCGCTGGTCATCATCGCCGGCCATATGGACCTCTCGGTCGAATCGGTGGCGGCGCTCAGCGCCATGGCGGTCGGTATCCTCTTTTGCTCGTCAGGCATCGGGCTCGGCGTGCAACTACACCCGGAATGGCTGATGGTGCCGGTTTCGCTGCTGCTGGCGCTGGCCGTCGGCGGCCTGATCGGCGCCTTCAACGGGTTTCTGGTCGTCAAGATCAAGATGAGCGCCTTCATCATCACCCTGGCGTCCTACATCTGGGTGCGCGGCCTGGTGCTGGTCATTTCGGGCGGCCGCTCGGCGCAGGATCTGGCGCCAGCCATCCGCTGGTTCGGCATCCAGCGGCTGATCGGCCTGCCGCTAACCGCCTGGATCGCCATCGCCTGTTTCGTCGTCTTCTCGCTGATCATGGCCAAGACACCGTTTGGCCGGCACTTGGTGATGATCGGCGGCAACGAGACGGCGACCTTCCGCGCCGGCATCCGCGTGAACCGCAACCTCATCATCGCTTTCGTGCTGGCCGGCGCCATTGCCGGCCTTGCCGGCTGGCTGCTGGCGATCCGCACCTCGGGCGCCACCGCCAATCTCGGCGTCGGCCTGCTGTTCAACGCCTTCGCCGCGGTCGTCATCGGCGGCGTCAGCCTGAAGGGCGGCGTCGGCACCCTGCCCGGCGTCTATGCCGGCGTGCTGCTGCTCTCGGCCATCAACACGGCGATCAATCTGATGGGTCTGCCCGCCAACTTCACCCAGGTCATCCACGGCCTGCTGGTGCTGGCCGCCGTGCTGCTCGACGCCTTCAAACAAACCATTCGTCAAAGACTCGCATGA